GACGATTGATGATATGAAGGCTGCAGCCGAAAAGATTCATGCACTAGGAGCAAAATATGTCTTGATCAAGGGTGGAAATAAGCTTGATTTTGATAAAGCCATCGACCTTTTATATGATGGAAAAGAATTCGAGATCCTTGAATCCGAGAAAATCGAAACAACCAATACGCATGGCGCCGGATGTTCATCTTCTGCGGCCATCACAGCGCAATTGGCTGAAGGAAAAAGCCCGCGTGAGGCTATCCATATCGCAAAAGATTTCATTACCGAAGCGGTTCGCCATTCCTGGAAGATGAATGACTATGTAGGTCCCGTCAATCATGGTGCATACCATAAATACGGAATTGCCCAAAACACTCAAAAATAAAACATCAACTTTATTGGCCGCTCCAATTCATCGAGCGGCCTTTTTCGCTTTTTTTGATTTTATTTAGTAAAATGGGAAGAAGGAAAAGCTTATCTAACCGCCCAGTTAAGGAGGAAATTATAGAATGAAACCTATAGACCGTACAGAGGTGCAAAATGCTATCGATTCTTTCGCCGGACAAGATGTATATCTTCACCTGGAAACGACAAATGGTGCCTATGCCACTCATGTAGATGAAGCTTTCTTTTCGGCAGGTGCTTATATTCGTAATGCTTTTATACAATATGAGCATGGCAAGATCGTTGGGGACGGCCCCTATCGAATCGGCTTGAAGCTCAATATCGGCTGGGTATATGCAGAAGGCGTAAACCACTTCGAAGTGGATGATCAAGGAAGATTGCTAGTGGCAGGCCTTGATTTCTCCGGAAAGCTTGCCGTCTCCATGCAGCTCAGTCCCACACCCTTTGAATAATCCTGGCATACCTTTAATTCCGATAATAATTCCCACTTATCTTTAACCATACTCAATGTAAGTAAACGGAAGGAGAAATATACCTTGGAAAAAGAACGTCATGTTTTAGTCATTTTCCCACATCCCGATGATGAAGCCTTCTCGGTTTCCGGTACGGTTGCCATCCATAGAGAAGCGGGCACACCTGTTACCTATTTATGTTTAACACTAGGAGAAATGGGACGTAATCTAGGAAATCCGCCATTCGCAACAAGAGAATCGCTCCCCAAAATCCGGAAAAAGGAATTGATCGATGCAGCAAATGCGATTGGCATTGAAGACTTACGCATGCTCGGCTTGCGTGATAAGACGATCGAATTCGAGGATGATGAAAAGCTGACATCCATATTCACCGCTGCCATCAATGAATTGAATCCATCATTGATCATTACGTTTTACCCAGGATACAGCGTCCATCCAGACCATGAAGCGACAGCAAGGGCCGTGGTTCGTGCCGTGGAAAGAATCGAGGAAAAGGAACGTCCAAAACTTCATTGTGTCGCATTCTCCAATAACTGCATTCAGGAATTAGGGCAACCTGACATCATCCATGATATTACTGCGGTCGAAGAGAAAAAAGTTGCCGCCGTTACGGCTCACCGTTCCCAAACCGAAGCAATGGTGCTTGATTGGAAGGAAAAGTTCGAAAATCAGGATGCCGATTTCCTTGAGTGGATCCGCAAGGAACGCTTATGGACCTATAAATTTTAACGCAACCGCCAATTAGGCGGTTTTTTTTTGATTTTGGCATAAAAAAAAACGCCTGTGATATACAGGCGGAGAAAAGGGGGATACTTTGGAAAATCAATCATATAACAAGCATTCCCCCATTTTAAGATTTTATACAGATAATACAAGATTTAAGCGGACATGCGCTCTTCCGGTTGCATTTTCTTTCTCATCGAAGCTTTTTTACCATGCACCAAGAAATAAATTCCGATAAGAATGAAAGAAAAAATCGACATGCCTATGAATAACCCTTTGAATCCGGTAAATGGAATTAGGAATCCCAATAGGAACGGGCCAACCCCAATCCCAAAATCATACATGGTGAAAAACGTCGACGTCGCCAATCCCATCCGGTTTGATGGAGATTCCTTGATGGAAATCGCTTGGCAGCTTGATTGGAACGTACCATATCCCACACCGATAAAGGCTCCGGCTATCAGGAGCGTGATACCATGATGCGATTGGCTGAGGATGACCATACCGACGGCGTAAAAAATCAACGCCGGATAAATCACCGCATTTTCCCCCTTCACATCAAACATCCGTCCTGTAAAAGGCCGAGACGCCAAAAGGAATACCGCAAATACGACGAAGAAAAAGCTCGCCGCATCCATCAAATTCATTTCCTTTGCAAACGATGTCAAATAAGACAAGATGCTCGAGTAAGTAAATCCGGCAAATCCGATGAAAATGGCTATTGGCAGGGCACTTTTTTCAAAGTAATCACTGATCTTAAAGCCTTTTCGTGATGAAGCTTTGCCCTTTTCCCCTTCTGGCACTTTCATGAATAATGACGCAACCAAAGCAAAGGCGGCAAACACAGAGGCAGCATAGAAGATGATTGAATAACTAAAATGCTGGGTGATGAGCAAACCGATAAACGGTCCGAATGCCATGGCCAAGTTTGTACTCATCGCAAAATAACCTGTCCCCTCCCCGCGCCTTTCATTCGGGATGATATCTGCAGCAATCGTTCCGGTTGCAGTCGTCGCAAGACCAAAAGCAAAACCGTGAATAAGCCGATCGATCAATAAAAGAAACAAATCATTGACCATGAAATAGCCAATCGAGGCTAACAAAAATAAAATCAAGGAACCAAAAAGCATTTTTCTGCGGCCGATCTGGTCAATTTTCTTCCCGGCAATCGGTCTGACAAGTACAGCCCCAAGAACAAAGATACTTGAAGCAAGTCCCGCCTGCGCCTGTGACGCATGAAAATGATCGATCGTGTAAATGGTCAACGTCACCATCAATACATAAAATGTTAAAAAGAGAAAAAAGTTCGCAGACGATACAATCAAAAAATCTTTCGTCCACAACTTCGGTTTGTGATTCATCTAAACTCCTTCTTCCTTACGATTGTTTTAATTTTTCCTTCAAGAAAATCAAGGTTCGTTGCGTGACCTCAAAATCCTCTTCGGCCAAACCGCTCATTAATTGGTGCTCAAAATCCTCCACCACTCTTTTGGCCTCTTGGAAAGTCCGGACACCTGACTCCGTTAACTGAATTCTCCGTTCACGCTTATCTTTCCCGGGGACTTGCTCGATTAACTCGCGCTCCTCCAAACGATTCACCGTCCGTGTCACCGTCGGCTTCTCCACATCGAGATAGCTGCATATTTCC
This genomic stretch from Peribacillus muralis harbors:
- the bshB2 gene encoding bacillithiol biosynthesis deacetylase BshB2, which translates into the protein MEKERHVLVIFPHPDDEAFSVSGTVAIHREAGTPVTYLCLTLGEMGRNLGNPPFATRESLPKIRKKELIDAANAIGIEDLRMLGLRDKTIEFEDDEKLTSIFTAAINELNPSLIITFYPGYSVHPDHEATARAVVRAVERIEEKERPKLHCVAFSNNCIQELGQPDIIHDITAVEEKKVAAVTAHRSQTEAMVLDWKEKFENQDADFLEWIRKERLWTYKF
- a CDS encoding YojF family protein yields the protein MKPIDRTEVQNAIDSFAGQDVYLHLETTNGAYATHVDEAFFSAGAYIRNAFIQYEHGKIVGDGPYRIGLKLNIGWVYAEGVNHFEVDDQGRLLVAGLDFSGKLAVSMQLSPTPFE
- a CDS encoding MFS transporter codes for the protein MNHKPKLWTKDFLIVSSANFFLFLTFYVLMVTLTIYTIDHFHASQAQAGLASSIFVLGAVLVRPIAGKKIDQIGRRKMLFGSLILFLLASIGYFMVNDLFLLLIDRLIHGFAFGLATTATGTIAADIIPNERRGEGTGYFAMSTNLAMAFGPFIGLLITQHFSYSIIFYAASVFAAFALVASLFMKVPEGEKGKASSRKGFKISDYFEKSALPIAIFIGFAGFTYSSILSYLTSFAKEMNLMDAASFFFVVFAVFLLASRPFTGRMFDVKGENAVIYPALIFYAVGMVILSQSHHGITLLIAGAFIGVGYGTFQSSCQAISIKESPSNRMGLATSTFFTMYDFGIGVGPFLLGFLIPFTGFKGLFIGMSIFSFILIGIYFLVHGKKASMRKKMQPEERMSA